In Desulfatibacillum aliphaticivorans DSM 15576, a genomic segment contains:
- a CDS encoding DUF3486 family protein, whose product MGHAKIRKRSRIETELPRDLREELHRILLEGATYEEACQYCKDRGHDISRSSMGRYGKTFFEAYQAVKQFEDQAQALKSEVGEGLTLEEATSKMMLQKVMAGLVSGEADILEIPRLISDVAKLQASSVAREKLKADLAARVKKVAGEVADAVKKSGLSDDAADKIKRKILGIAN is encoded by the coding sequence ATGGGCCACGCCAAAATCAGGAAACGCTCCCGGATCGAGACGGAGCTTCCCCGGGATCTCCGGGAAGAACTGCACCGCATCCTCCTGGAAGGGGCCACCTACGAGGAAGCCTGCCAGTATTGCAAGGATCGCGGCCATGACATCAGCCGTTCGTCCATGGGCCGGTACGGCAAGACGTTTTTCGAGGCTTATCAGGCCGTCAAACAGTTTGAAGACCAGGCCCAGGCCTTGAAGTCCGAGGTGGGCGAAGGCCTGACCTTGGAGGAAGCCACCTCCAAGATGATGCTGCAAAAGGTCATGGCCGGGCTGGTTTCCGGGGAGGCGGACATTTTGGAGATTCCCCGGCTGATTTCGGACGTGGCCAAGCTGCAAGCCTCTTCCGTGGCCCGGGAAAAGTTGAAAGCCGACCTGGCCGCCCGGGTCAAAAAGGTGGCTGGCGAAGTGGCGGACGCCGTGAAAAAGAGCGGCCTGTCCGATGACGCTGCCGACAAAATCAAACGCAAGATATTGGGGATTGCCAACTGA
- a CDS encoding TraR/DksA family transcriptional regulator translates to MPDATDMAQEKEADFTRQAIAAARTRPGIRTYETCRDCGDPIPLARRQAVPGCERCIDCQEEYERLHKTTGG, encoded by the coding sequence ATGCCAGACGCCACGGACATGGCCCAAGAGAAAGAGGCAGATTTCACCCGCCAGGCCATAGCGGCGGCAAGGACAAGGCCGGGCATACGCACATACGAAACATGCCGGGATTGCGGAGACCCCATCCCCCTGGCCAGGCGGCAAGCCGTACCCGGCTGTGAAAGATGCATTGACTGTCAGGAAGAATACGAACGGCTCCATAAAACCACGGGAGGATAA
- a CDS encoding 3TM-type holin, whose product MDWKSVGKTIAKVGAPLLGTAVAGPAGGAALGTLVASLFGTDPDDPEALEAAINADPEAALKLRELELQNTLELQKLVVENARIESAERVTTIQEVNSTMRTEGKSEHWIQYSWRPFIGFCFPVTALAVYVILPLAHCEVPNVPDWIWLSFGAILGVTTWDRGKEKRAKAGEVAKPGIVSSVVSAIRGQG is encoded by the coding sequence ATGGATTGGAAATCAGTTGGCAAGACGATCGCCAAGGTGGGAGCGCCCTTACTCGGAACAGCCGTGGCAGGCCCGGCCGGAGGCGCAGCACTTGGAACCCTGGTTGCCTCCCTGTTCGGGACAGATCCCGACGATCCCGAGGCCCTGGAAGCCGCCATAAACGCCGACCCGGAAGCCGCTCTCAAGCTCCGGGAACTGGAACTACAAAACACCCTGGAACTCCAAAAGCTGGTGGTGGAAAACGCCCGCATTGAATCGGCCGAACGTGTGACGACTATCCAGGAAGTCAACTCGACTATGCGGACAGAAGGGAAGTCCGAGCATTGGATTCAATACTCATGGCGGCCCTTTATCGGCTTCTGTTTTCCAGTCACAGCCTTGGCTGTTTACGTAATTTTACCCCTGGCGCATTGCGAGGTGCCGAACGTTCCGGACTGGATATGGCTATCCTTCGGGGCGATCCTGGGCGTCACAACCTGGGATCGCGGCAAGGAGAAACGCGCCAAGGCTGGCGAAGTGGCAAAGCCAGGCATTGTGTCCAGCGTCGTGTCAGCCATACGCGGCCAAGGATAA
- a CDS encoding M23 family metallopeptidase: MTDNRMHSHAEHGNERENDMEKIIISPTGKCMRSDAAGAGFYGASRGGRIHEGMDFLCEPGQDVVSPITGRVIRLARPYAQGPYSGVLIQGDKVAVKMFYVDVTERPGDRVEQGEVIGTAQDITQRYNHPDMQPHVHLQIEHADPALFMGE, encoded by the coding sequence ATGACGGACAATCGTATGCATTCCCACGCGGAGCATGGGAACGAGAGGGAAAACGATATGGAAAAAATCATCATCAGCCCCACCGGAAAGTGCATGAGAAGCGATGCGGCCGGCGCCGGTTTTTACGGAGCCTCCCGAGGCGGACGCATCCACGAAGGCATGGACTTCCTTTGTGAACCCGGCCAGGACGTTGTCTCCCCCATTACAGGCCGCGTTATCCGGCTGGCCAGGCCATACGCCCAAGGGCCATACAGCGGCGTACTTATCCAGGGCGATAAGGTCGCGGTCAAGATGTTTTATGTGGACGTCACCGAACGCCCTGGCGATCGCGTTGAACAGGGCGAAGTCATCGGCACGGCCCAGGACATCACCCAACGGTACAACCACCCGGACATGCAGCCCCACGTGCATTTGCAGATCGAGCACGCCGACCCGGCGTTGTTCATGGGGGAATAA
- a CDS encoding helix-turn-helix domain-containing protein — protein sequence MDVKTAEMQLKGMLDVAKIPAKPSYTPGDVCRILGISDRTFRRRANTYEPGPSETTPMDPECIDTYSTGGHKRVRHDELVAYLIRNQTYARINAEQPQQLSLFDI from the coding sequence ATGGACGTTAAAACGGCGGAAATGCAGTTGAAGGGCATGCTTGATGTCGCGAAGATCCCGGCCAAGCCGTCCTATACTCCGGGCGACGTGTGCCGCATCCTGGGCATATCCGACCGGACTTTCCGCCGCCGCGCAAACACCTACGAACCCGGACCCAGCGAAACCACCCCCATGGACCCGGAATGCATCGATACCTACTCGACAGGAGGTCATAAGCGCGTCAGACACGACGAGCTTGTGGCCTACCTCATCCGCAACCAAACCTACGCCCGCATCAATGCGGAGCAACCCCAGCAACTCTCCCTGTTCGATATCTAA
- a CDS encoding radical SAM protein produces the protein MKIIYEPKGAAREYAPLACNLYTTCPHGCLYCYAPGATRKAREAFNQPAQLKKNALERLEHDAARVEAKGDDREILLSFIGDPYPWMGGEATREAIKILIHHKLRFTVLTKGGLRAIKDFHLLKGYDKCSFGTSLVWIKQGSVNRWEPFAATVKSRIAAIKTAKAMGIKTWISLEPVIDPAQALAVIRATHKYVDHYKVGKINHDKERESRIHWHDFRRELGMLCLELDVDYTEKKSLRNI, from the coding sequence ATGAAAATAATTTACGAACCAAAAGGGGCGGCCAGGGAATACGCGCCTCTTGCCTGCAACCTGTACACGACATGCCCGCACGGGTGTCTGTACTGCTACGCCCCCGGCGCCACCAGGAAGGCGCGCGAAGCATTCAACCAACCGGCCCAACTGAAAAAGAACGCCCTGGAAAGGCTGGAACATGACGCGGCCAGGGTGGAAGCCAAAGGCGACGACCGAGAAATCCTTTTGTCATTCATCGGCGATCCTTACCCGTGGATGGGCGGGGAAGCCACCCGCGAAGCAATCAAAATCTTAATTCATCATAAATTAAGATTTACGGTTTTGACCAAGGGCGGGCTAAGAGCGATCAAGGATTTCCATTTGTTGAAAGGGTACGACAAATGCTCTTTCGGAACCTCCCTTGTATGGATCAAGCAAGGCTCGGTCAACCGTTGGGAGCCGTTTGCAGCCACGGTGAAAAGCAGAATAGCGGCCATAAAAACCGCCAAGGCCATGGGCATAAAAACCTGGATATCCTTGGAGCCGGTCATAGACCCCGCCCAGGCTCTGGCCGTGATCCGCGCCACCCACAAGTATGTGGATCACTACAAAGTCGGCAAAATCAACCACGACAAAGAACGGGAAAGCCGCATCCATTGGCATGATTTCCGCCGTGAGCTGGGCATGCTGTGCCTGGAGCTGGACGTGGACTACACCGAAAAGAAATCATTGAGGAACATCTAA
- a CDS encoding DUF2786 domain-containing protein produces MDHSQIIEKIKKCLALGRSSNVNEAASALRHAQAMMEKYNISMDEVAMSDISGQKTQEAQGANNPPRHIGFLIDKVRALFRCSTVSLPGWDGRNYTFAVDFIGRTPNPEIAAYTFDVLRRRLVAGRKAYMASLPKRLKRATKTKRADLWSEMWVLAAFKNLPKPPLTEEEDRLITAYMDQKYPALVDSKPRKKHNVSIHDVQAMMDGSEAGSQVYVRHGVNSKGEQDLIGG; encoded by the coding sequence ATGGATCATTCTCAAATCATCGAAAAAATCAAAAAGTGCCTGGCTTTGGGGCGGAGCTCCAACGTCAACGAGGCGGCGTCCGCATTGCGCCACGCCCAGGCCATGATGGAAAAGTACAACATCTCCATGGATGAAGTGGCCATGTCCGACATCAGCGGGCAAAAAACCCAGGAGGCCCAGGGGGCGAACAATCCCCCACGGCACATTGGCTTTTTGATCGACAAAGTGAGGGCGCTGTTCCGCTGCTCCACGGTTTCCCTGCCCGGATGGGACGGGCGAAACTACACATTCGCCGTGGACTTTATAGGCCGCACGCCCAATCCCGAGATTGCCGCCTACACCTTTGACGTGCTCCGCCGCCGCCTGGTCGCCGGGCGCAAAGCCTACATGGCCAGCCTGCCCAAACGCCTGAAAAGGGCCACCAAAACAAAGCGGGCGGATCTTTGGTCTGAAATGTGGGTGCTTGCCGCTTTTAAAAACCTGCCCAAGCCTCCGCTTACCGAGGAAGAGGACAGGCTGATCACAGCTTATATGGATCAAAAATATCCCGCCCTGGTCGATTCCAAGCCGCGCAAAAAGCATAATGTCAGCATCCACGACGTCCAGGCCATGATGGACGGAAGCGAAGCCGGGTCACAGGTGTACGTGAGGCACGGCGTCAATTCCAAGGGCGAACAAGACCTGATTGGAGGGTAA
- a CDS encoding gp16 family protein: protein MTNQPNNYAVWRKKQLAKIHIAKDQLGMDETTYREMLHNVAKVKSSKDLDANGFRAVLEHLANCGFKATRKKRNSYPGRPKNMDSKSSRSAQLKKIEAYLAEAGRPWAYADSMAKRICKVDRIAWVDTKDLYKIITALRKDAQRHGRDKEA from the coding sequence ATGACCAATCAGCCCAATAACTACGCCGTATGGCGCAAAAAGCAACTGGCGAAAATCCATATAGCCAAGGATCAGCTTGGCATGGATGAAACAACGTACCGCGAGATGCTGCATAACGTCGCGAAGGTCAAAAGCTCCAAGGACTTGGACGCTAACGGCTTTCGCGCCGTTTTAGAGCACCTGGCAAACTGCGGATTCAAGGCGACTCGCAAAAAACGCAACTCTTACCCGGGCCGCCCCAAAAACATGGACTCGAAGTCCAGCAGATCCGCGCAGCTTAAAAAGATCGAGGCCTATCTGGCCGAAGCCGGGAGGCCGTGGGCCTATGCGGACTCCATGGCAAAACGCATATGCAAGGTGGACCGCATCGCATGGGTGGATACCAAGGACCTGTACAAGATTATAACCGCCCTGCGGAAAGACGCCCAAAGGCATGGAAGGGATAAGGAGGCGTAA
- a CDS encoding host-nuclease inhibitor Gam family protein: MARKKPNKNSLYPVRDLKEANEALREIAAIKREIEAVNANMNDRIDQAKADAEVAAAPWQTKMEAIENGLLAYAEMNKDSLFAKKRSVDLDFGSIGFRRSKEVKAQPKKTLASILEKLKSLGFSEGIRVKETVNKDVLRDWPEERLAMVDARIVEKDTFWIEPDETKLTDRAA; the protein is encoded by the coding sequence ATGGCAAGGAAAAAACCCAACAAAAACAGCTTGTACCCTGTACGCGATCTGAAAGAAGCAAACGAAGCCCTGCGGGAAATCGCCGCCATCAAACGCGAGATCGAGGCCGTCAACGCGAACATGAATGATCGCATCGACCAGGCCAAAGCGGACGCGGAGGTCGCAGCCGCCCCGTGGCAAACAAAAATGGAGGCCATTGAAAACGGGCTCCTGGCCTATGCTGAAATGAACAAGGACTCCCTGTTCGCTAAAAAGCGCTCGGTGGATCTGGATTTTGGAAGCATCGGGTTTCGCCGTTCCAAGGAAGTCAAGGCCCAGCCCAAAAAGACCCTGGCGTCGATTCTTGAAAAATTGAAATCCCTGGGCTTTTCGGAAGGCATCCGCGTCAAGGAAACCGTGAACAAGGACGTTCTCCGGGATTGGCCCGAGGAACGCCTGGCCATGGTGGACGCCCGGATCGTGGAGAAAGACACGTTCTGGATAGAGCCAGACGAAACCAAATTGACGGACAGGGCGGCGTAA
- a CDS encoding helix-turn-helix domain-containing protein, whose amino-acid sequence MTDHMALLNEAVEAHGQSAVARQIGYSPSAVNQVLKGKYRGNADGIMQRVAEVYGTGTVDCPVLGEIPLSRCAAERKKPFAPSSPVRARLWRACRECGQA is encoded by the coding sequence ATGACTGATCACATGGCATTGCTCAACGAGGCCGTGGAAGCCCACGGACAAAGCGCCGTAGCCCGTCAAATCGGATACTCGCCCTCCGCAGTCAACCAGGTGCTTAAAGGCAAATACCGGGGAAACGCGGACGGAATCATGCAGCGGGTGGCGGAGGTTTACGGCACGGGAACGGTTGACTGCCCGGTCCTGGGAGAAATCCCTTTGTCCCGGTGCGCTGCCGAACGGAAAAAACCATTCGCCCCGTCAAGCCCTGTCAGGGCGCGTCTTTGGCGCGCCTGCCGGGAATGCGGGCAAGCATAA
- a CDS encoding AAA family ATPase: MQHKMAMTKNVRRFLAAVHELRDRPFGVEGMGLLFGIPGEGKSTTVAYATNAMNGIFVRAMSSWTVTTMMGALMVELGYEPLYRIAPMANTVTQALMEEPRPIFVDEADYLFRQPQMVDTLRDIYDVTGSPVILIGMELMARKIRTNGRFARRITQWIEFKGIDLADARVLADTMCEVGIDDVLLAYIHKEACANIGRMSTALSKVETFGKTNGMGLVTMDHWGDRPLFYDQPDFTKRGK; this comes from the coding sequence ATGCAACACAAAATGGCAATGACCAAGAATGTGCGGCGGTTTTTGGCGGCGGTTCACGAGCTGCGGGACCGCCCTTTCGGCGTTGAGGGCATGGGGCTGCTTTTCGGCATTCCCGGGGAGGGCAAGTCCACCACCGTGGCCTACGCCACCAACGCCATGAACGGGATTTTCGTCCGGGCCATGAGTTCCTGGACAGTCACAACCATGATGGGCGCCTTGATGGTGGAGCTTGGATACGAGCCGCTCTACCGCATCGCCCCCATGGCCAACACCGTCACCCAGGCCCTGATGGAGGAACCCCGGCCCATATTCGTGGATGAGGCGGATTACCTGTTTCGCCAGCCTCAAATGGTGGACACCTTGCGGGACATTTACGACGTGACCGGCTCTCCGGTGATCCTGATCGGCATGGAGCTTATGGCCCGTAAAATCCGCACAAACGGCCGGTTTGCAAGGCGCATCACCCAATGGATCGAGTTTAAAGGCATCGACCTGGCGGACGCCCGCGTTTTGGCGGACACCATGTGCGAGGTGGGCATCGATGACGTCCTGCTGGCTTACATCCACAAGGAGGCCTGCGCCAACATAGGCCGCATGTCCACGGCCCTAAGCAAGGTGGAAACCTTCGGCAAGACCAACGGCATGGGCCTTGTGACCATGGATCATTGGGGGGACAGGCCTTTGTTCTACGATCAACCCGACTTTACCAAGAGGGGGAAATAA
- a CDS encoding Mu transposase C-terminal domain-containing protein — MIQVQPYYTALELSKITGVGDRAIRKRATNESWSYVVRVDNGTRKKCYLYSLLPKPIQAQIQLFEGQVKADENLPAPVCSGTSPEALEIQATAARRLLAVQAVYGHMNLGATQASAIEVVGKQAGHSESNIYRWLNKVTGLPEQDWMHALAPRPKAQAPAKQVKQKPEDLKGWQRKTMEARLAIIQEWNNRAETMGANQAAQSLIEEAECGVLPEHLQGLISVANARKGKDGKRTLSRTTLFRWKKDVKSGLTALAPKKADPKDLPAWAGLFMECYRKAAKPSVPAALEEMQDEAPPGFPIPTRDQAYRFLKKISVKDRNKGRMSPQQLRSIRGHIIRDDSDLMPTSIYVCDGHSFKARVAHPAHGGAFHPECCAVIDVATRVCVGWSVGLAESAKTVADALRHGVTVNEKKLIGGVPAIFYSDRGAGNMAKVISDDVTGLLARIGTTQKVGIPGNAQARGIVEQLNKPLWIRAAKKLPTCTHKDMDKTVARKVYLQVEKDVRTMGRSDLLPTWKQFLDLCRDTVDRYNNRPHTHLPKVTDPKTGRRRHMTPMEMWGSYLAEGWRPVILEEHELTDLFRPCIMVTTRRAQVTVFGNPYYDPELEHFHGQKVFVHYDWHDPDRVWVRDQDESLICIARFRANEKRWFPKSVEEQCIDQRAARRAKLKENQLAEIEAERRGVIDVAPIVPELTPAQDQAAAKVIELAERKQAQRRYPSDDFEAYEWLTDEIRAGAELTAQEQQWVDDFEHCMETGKKRGLHKAGWAPFAERNKRAAM; from the coding sequence ATGATCCAGGTTCAACCATATTATACCGCCCTGGAATTATCAAAAATCACTGGAGTTGGAGACAGGGCGATCCGCAAGCGGGCGACAAATGAAAGCTGGAGTTATGTTGTCCGGGTGGATAACGGCACAAGGAAAAAATGTTATTTGTATTCCCTGCTTCCCAAGCCCATCCAGGCCCAAATCCAGCTTTTTGAAGGCCAAGTAAAGGCTGATGAAAACCTGCCCGCGCCGGTTTGCTCCGGGACGTCGCCGGAAGCTCTGGAAATCCAGGCGACGGCGGCCAGACGCCTGCTTGCCGTCCAGGCGGTTTACGGCCACATGAATCTTGGGGCTACCCAGGCCAGCGCCATTGAGGTGGTCGGCAAACAGGCCGGACACAGCGAATCCAATATTTACCGGTGGCTTAACAAGGTGACAGGCTTGCCGGAACAGGATTGGATGCACGCCCTTGCGCCCAGGCCCAAGGCCCAGGCTCCGGCCAAGCAGGTAAAGCAAAAGCCGGAGGATTTGAAGGGCTGGCAACGGAAAACCATGGAAGCCCGGCTGGCAATCATCCAGGAGTGGAACAATCGGGCGGAAACCATGGGCGCCAATCAGGCGGCCCAATCCCTCATAGAAGAAGCGGAGTGCGGCGTTTTGCCGGAACATCTTCAAGGGCTCATTTCCGTTGCCAACGCCCGTAAAGGCAAGGACGGCAAGCGGACCCTCTCCCGGACAACCCTTTTCCGTTGGAAAAAGGACGTCAAGTCCGGGCTTACGGCTCTGGCCCCCAAGAAGGCGGACCCAAAGGATCTGCCAGCCTGGGCGGGGTTGTTCATGGAGTGCTACCGCAAAGCTGCAAAGCCCTCCGTTCCGGCCGCTTTGGAGGAAATGCAGGACGAAGCGCCCCCGGGTTTTCCTATTCCCACCCGGGATCAAGCCTACCGCTTTTTGAAAAAGATTTCGGTCAAGGACCGGAACAAGGGCCGCATGAGCCCCCAGCAGCTTCGGTCCATTCGCGGCCACATCATCCGCGACGATTCCGATCTTATGCCGACATCCATTTACGTGTGCGACGGCCATTCCTTCAAGGCCAGGGTGGCCCATCCCGCACATGGCGGGGCCTTCCATCCCGAGTGCTGCGCCGTCATTGATGTTGCAACGCGGGTGTGCGTGGGGTGGAGCGTTGGCCTGGCCGAATCCGCCAAAACAGTGGCGGACGCCCTGCGTCACGGCGTGACAGTAAATGAGAAAAAGCTGATTGGCGGCGTCCCGGCCATATTTTACAGCGATCGCGGCGCGGGCAACATGGCCAAGGTGATTTCGGATGATGTGACCGGACTCCTGGCCCGCATCGGGACCACCCAAAAGGTGGGCATCCCTGGCAACGCCCAGGCCCGTGGAATCGTGGAGCAATTGAACAAGCCCTTGTGGATACGGGCCGCCAAAAAGCTGCCCACATGCACCCACAAGGACATGGATAAAACCGTGGCCCGCAAGGTGTATTTGCAGGTGGAAAAGGACGTCCGCACCATGGGACGGAGCGATTTGCTGCCCACCTGGAAGCAGTTTTTGGACCTGTGCCGGGACACCGTGGACAGATACAACAATCGGCCCCACACCCACCTTCCCAAGGTTACGGACCCGAAAACAGGCCGCCGCCGCCACATGACGCCCATGGAAATGTGGGGCTCTTATCTTGCCGAAGGATGGCGGCCCGTAATTCTGGAAGAACACGAACTGACCGACCTTTTCCGGCCCTGCATCATGGTTACGACCAGGCGCGCCCAGGTGACGGTTTTCGGCAACCCATACTACGACCCGGAGTTGGAGCACTTCCACGGCCAAAAGGTGTTTGTGCATTACGACTGGCACGATCCCGACCGCGTGTGGGTGCGCGATCAGGACGAAAGCCTGATCTGCATCGCCCGGTTTAGGGCCAATGAAAAGCGGTGGTTCCCGAAATCCGTTGAGGAACAATGCATTGATCAGCGCGCCGCCCGCCGCGCCAAGCTCAAGGAAAACCAGCTTGCGGAAATCGAAGCCGAACGCCGGGGCGTGATCGACGTGGCGCCGATAGTCCCGGAATTGACGCCCGCCCAGGATCAAGCCGCCGCCAAGGTGATCGAACTGGCCGAACGCAAGCAGGCCCAGCGCCGCTATCCTTCTGATGATTTCGAGGCTTACGAGTGGCTTACGGACGAAATCCGGGCCGGCGCCGAACTCACGGCCCAGGAGCAGCAATGGGTGGATGATTTTGAACACTGCATGGAAACCGGCAAAAAGCGCGGCCTGCATAAGGCGGGCTGGGCGCCGTTCGCCGAACGGAACAAACGGGCGGCCATGTAA